Sequence from the Maribacter aquivivus genome:
GATGCACTTTCTGTTATTGATGCAAATAAGAACTCTCGTATTATTTCTACAGGATTAGTCATTGGTAACGACCTGGCTATTGAAGCGCAAGATGCCAGTACCATCACCTTAAATATTGCTTACAATAATGTTTCTGCAAAAAGCATAAGTGGTAGTGAAATAAAATTATCTGGTACTAGTCGTAATCAAGAAGTGATGATCAATACCGGAGGTAGACTTTTTAATAAAGGTCTAAAGACCAAAAGGAGTACTGTAATTGTGCTGTCTGGTGGTAGCGCCGAAGTTTATGCTAGTGAAGCTGTTATTGCAAAAGTAAAAGCGGGTGGGTCAATTACCGTGTACGGTAATCCAAAATCTGTGGATAAAGATGATACTTTCGGTGGCAAAATCGCCATACCCGAATAGCTATTGTTCTATACTCTGAACATCAAAACCTACAAGCTCGTTTTCTTGAAACTGCGGAGTAACCTCTATCGGGTTACAACATACCTCGCAATCTTCTACATATGTCTGTTGTGAAATAGATGGGTCTAGAAGCATAGAAACTTCTTCCCAACAATACGGACATTGAAAATAATGCTCGAACATAATTATAATTTATGCTTTCAATTCTTTTGCCAGCTCTTTTAAAGTAAGGCTCTGTATTAAATTACCACCATTAGAAGTAAATATAGTATCGTGACCCAATTTTAACGAAAGTAAATCATGATCGCTATCTAAATGAATGTCTGAAGGATTTACATTGATTTCCTCTAACTTCACATCAAAACGCTTTTTTAACGTTACCAATCCGTTAAGCTTACGTAATTCAAATCCGTAGAAATCAAACAAGCGTTGTAATCCGCTGAAAAAGCTAATTCCAATAAAAATTAGACCTGCCATGGCAAATTTATAAGCCAGGGTAAAAACATCTAATTCATCACCATTTATAAAAGTATACACCAAATTAATACAGCCATAAATACCTAACAAGAATACTAGTAGACCAACGATAACAGCAAGCACATCATTAAGCAATGCTTTGGTAGTTCTGGTCACCGTTAAGCCATCTGCTGTTTTGTTAGCCTGAAATCCGAAATCTTTTAGATACTCTAGATTATTTATTTGAGCTAGTTTATTGGCAATGGTAGTTTCTAAACCACTAATATCTACAACAATAGCGCGTTTCTGCAACTCATCTTGTAAATTTAACTGCGCTTCAAAAGTGAGTAATGAATGTTGATCCAGAATCTCTATAAGCTCGCTATTTGTTCTATCGCTATACATGTTATTCCCTAATTAATTTACTCGACAATCGAGATTAAAAACTTCAAGACCTACTTCTTACAATTCTATATTCAATAACTGCCCCGTAAGTTGCAATAATTGAAGCTCTGCCAACTTTGCATCGTACTTCGCCAAATTCTTATTGGTCTGTGCATTCAACAAATTGATCTGTGCCTGTCTAAACTCGATCGATGTAATACTCCCCAATTGAAATTGCTCTTTTGAACGTTCAAAATTGTTTTGGTTTGTAAATACGTTTTGCTCTTGAATTTGATATATTTTCAAAAGATTCTCATACAATGCCAAAGCATTCTGCATATCTCTATTCACCTCTAGTTCTACCTGCTTGCGCAACAATTCTTGATTAGCATATGTAATCTTTGCATTCTTAACACTTACCGTTGTGCTACCACCATCAAAAAGATTCCAAGTAAGACTTGCACCTAAAGATACACTACCCGCAATAGAATTTGTACCTGGAAAAACAGCCCCTGTTAAGAAAGCAGATGGTGCATTCTGGTTTCTGTTCCAACCATAAGAACCTGTTAGATTTAGAGTTGGCAAATACCCAGATTTGCTCACCTTAATATCATAATCGTTAATAGTTAAATTAGATTCGGTCTGTAGCATAGCAACGTTATTTGTCACCGCCTGATCCATAAACTCTATAATCTGAAACTTAGGTAAAAACACAATGGTCGTATCTACTGCATATTGCGAACCTAAATTTTGGTTCAATACCACATTTAAATCTCGCTTTGCATTCGCCAACTGCTGTTCCGTATTCAACAGATTAATACTATCATTGGTCATATCTACCTGAGCATTCAATATATCTAACTTGGTATTTTGACCGTACTCAAAAGAATATTCTGAACGTTGAATTCTATCTGTTGAAATTTCTAATGCCTGTTTCTGTACATTTTTATTTTCGGTTAATCTGGCGATTTCAAAATATACCGTAAACATTTGAATAATCGTATTCTCTATAGTCTCACGCGCTTGTAACGTACTTAAATTGTACTGCTCCTTTAACCTTTTGTAATTATAAAACCTACCTAAACCATCGAACAATGTATAATTAAGATTTAGCGCGGCATTATAGCGTTGACTTTCAGCATCATTAACCTCTATATTGTCACGAGCACTACCATCATCATTCAATTGACCTGGAAATTCAGTAGTAGTGTCATTGGTATTATACGTGGCACCAGCAGTACCTGTTAACGTTGGTAAATATCCTGAATTAAGAATACTGGCGTTATTCTCCGCAATATCAACTTGGCTTTTCGCAATCTCAATTCCGAAATTATTTTCCAAAGCTTTTACAACCGCCTCTTCTTTTGAAAGTGTTTTCTCTTGTGCAAAAACTACACAAACTGGGAGAAACACTAATAATATGATGAATTTTAATCTCATTATAACTTATCTATATTCTTATATGGGTGTGAACCACCTTCTATTTGCTCTTGATGCTCATTGCCTTCAATTGCTTCTTGTGAATGACCTTCTAAATGAACAGCTTCTTTTCGTTCTTTAATCGCTCTTTCTACTTCTTCTTTCGTAATCTTATGACCCGAAGCAAAAGAAAGATTCTGTGCTTTTAAGTTGTTACTAAACGATAAGAACAATGGCAACATCAATAAGGTAAGTACCGTAGCGATACCAATACCATAGGCGATAGAAATAGCCATTGGCTTCAAAAACTGTGCTTGTCTACTCGTCTCTAACATTAAAGGAGCTAAACCTGCTATAGTCGTTATCGATGTTAAGAAAATTGCTCTAAATCTAGATTTACCTGCTTCAAATATTGCATTATCAAAGGACATACCTTCTCGTAAATTTGAATTGAACTTACCTATAAGCACCAAACCATCATTCACCATAATACCTATTAATGCGATAATTCCTAATATAGAAAGTACGTTTATTGGGAAATCATGAATCCAGTGACCCCATGCCACTGCAGTAAAGCTAAATGGTACTAATAACAATAACATTAATGGCTGACTGAAACTTCTAAATGTAAATGCGATGGTAATGTAGATTAATAATATTACCGTAAAACCAACCAACTTTAAAGAGCCTGTTAATTTCTCTAACTCTCTATTCTGACCTTCATATGATGCGCTTACCGTTGGATATTTAGATTGTATCTCTGGCATGTGCACATTCTGAATTTCGGTCATGATTTCCGTAGGACTATCCTTTACATCTTTCATATCGGCAGAAATCTGAATTTCTCGTCTACCTTCTAAACGATTGATAGCAACATCGCCACGTTCAATAGTATAATCTGCAATCTCACTCAATGGCACACGATCACCTGAAGGAGTTACAATTCGCATATCATCTAAAT
This genomic interval carries:
- a CDS encoding head GIN domain-containing protein; the protein is MKSILLFACIFFSTLNAVAQGIATVPLEKYTELRVYDRISVTLVKGEENKIEISAENKKDLSITENDGRLRLKMCSGESVLNSILNIKLFYTDALSVIDANKNSRIISTGLVIGNDLAIEAQDASTITLNIAYNNVSAKSISGSEIKLSGTSRNQEVMINTGGRLFNKGLKTKRSTVIVLSGGSAEVYASEAVIAKVKAGGSITVYGNPKSVDKDDTFGGKIAIPE
- a CDS encoding CPXCG motif-containing cysteine-rich protein, producing MFEHYFQCPYCWEEVSMLLDPSISQQTYVEDCEVCCNPIEVTPQFQENELVGFDVQSIEQ
- a CDS encoding TolC family protein — its product is MRLKFIILLVFLPVCVVFAQEKTLSKEEAVVKALENNFGIEIAKSQVDIAENNASILNSGYLPTLTGTAGATYNTNDTTTEFPGQLNDDGSARDNIEVNDAESQRYNAALNLNYTLFDGLGRFYNYKRLKEQYNLSTLQARETIENTIIQMFTVYFEIARLTENKNVQKQALEISTDRIQRSEYSFEYGQNTKLDILNAQVDMTNDSINLLNTEQQLANAKRDLNVVLNQNLGSQYAVDTTIVFLPKFQIIEFMDQAVTNNVAMLQTESNLTINDYDIKVSKSGYLPTLNLTGSYGWNRNQNAPSAFLTGAVFPGTNSIAGSVSLGASLTWNLFDGGSTTVSVKNAKITYANQELLRKQVELEVNRDMQNALALYENLLKIYQIQEQNVFTNQNNFERSKEQFQLGSITSIEFRQAQINLLNAQTNKNLAKYDAKLAELQLLQLTGQLLNIEL